CCACGATGACGATTTTTTTACCTTTCAATGCGCTCACTCCATCCGTAAATTCACTAATATTCATAAATTCAGCAACGCTTAATTGGTTCAATTGCTCTCTGAGTGGTAGGGTGTTAAAATAATTTGCCATTGTTTTATCTAATAATTGACGATTTACTGTTTTTAGTTTTTATTTATTATCGTTTAGCTTTGAACCTTTGGAATTTGGCTATTGGCGTTCCGCTTTTCTCCTTCAATTGCCCTTTTTATTGCTGTAGCAAAGCCAAGATGCAGGGCATCGTGGTTTGGAAAATAATTGATTGCATCTTCAATACACAATAGTTCAAGTCCATAATGTAATTTGGTGGGATTAAAGTTACAGAAAATATATCTTTTTAAATCTCCTACCAATTCTTCAATCAAGGTATAGGCCGCTCCTTTCAAAAAAGCTATTTCGTCCTCATGGATAAACTTTTCTGGTCTGGTGCCTCGTTGATACCGTAACATGTACTTATTATCCATTTTTAGAGGTAGGCCTGTCAGCGTATAGCAAAGTTTTTGCTGACTTACTAAGATATGTCCAAAATTCCAGGCGATATTATTGTTAAATCCTGGAGGGACGATATTCAGCTCAGCGATCGTCATCTCGTCCATCAATCGGATGAAATTTTTTCGGGTTTGAATTGCTATGTCTATACTTGTTATGACCATTATGAACTACATTACATGGTAAAAATTTTATCCTGCTTATCGAGGTATTCATTTTCTACAACCTCCTCAATAGGTTCAGCCTGTTCAAATTCTTTTAATTTTTTATGGAAGCCTTCGCTATCTTTTATGATGGCAATACGTGCACTTCTAACAAATTCGATAAGGTTATATTCCGCTAAAGCTTCAGTTAATTTATCAATCTCTTCTCGATGCCCAGCAGTTTCAAATACAGTATAATCATTGCGTATTACTACTGCGTGAGCACCGTATTCGCGTAAAAGCCTTTCAATTGGAGCTTTTTCGGCAACAATATTTGTAGGAACTTTATATAAGGCTTGTTCCTGCCAAATAACCTCATCGTTAGTATTATAATAGGCTTTCAGCACCTCTACTTGTTTTTCGATCTGCCTGCAGAGTTTTCTTACCACCTCTTCAGATTCTGTTATAACAATGGTGAATCGGTGTATGCCATGTGCTTCAGAAGGGGAAGTATTAAGGCTTTCGATGTTTATTTTACGACGAGAAAAAATGATAGCTATTCTGCTGATCATACCGATAGTATTTTCTGCGTATAATGTGATAGTATATTCTTGCTTTTCCATTTTTTACACTTCTTGTTACTTCAATCGTATTTCACTTACACTGCTTCCTTGTGGTACCATAGGAAAAACATTGTTTTCTCTACCCACCATTACCTCTAATAGATAAGAGCCATCGTGAGCCAACATCTCCATTAATGCTTCCCTGAGATTCGATCTGTCCTCGATACGGTTTCCTGGGATATGATATCCTTGGGCCACCGTAGTGTAATCCGGACTGGTGATATTGACAAAAGAATAACGTTTATCATGAAAGAGTTGCTGCCATTGACGCACCATGCCTAGAAATTGATTGTTCAAAATGAGAATCTTTACTTTCGCACCAAATTGCATGATCGTTCCCAATTCTTGTATGGTCATCTGTATGCCGCCATCGCCGATAATTGCCACAACGGTACGTTCAGGGGCACCGTACCAAGCGCCAATGGCTGCCGGAAGGCCAAAGCCCATGGTGCCTAGACCACCCGAAGTAACATTGCTTTTGCTTTGCTTAAAGCGGGCATATCGGCAAGCTACCATTTGATGTTGACCTACATCGGTTACGATAACAGCGTCATCTTGGGTAAGTTCATTTAGTATGTTGATTACTTCGCCCATTGTCATCTCGCCTTCACTAGGTTGTAACTCTGTTGTGATGACCGTATTGATTTCTTCTTGTTCTAACATGCGGAATTTCTGTAGCCATTCTTCATGTTGGGTCTCCGCTACCAGTTCGGTGAGCAAGGGTAGTGTTTCCTTGCAATTACCCCATACCGGAACAGTCGTCTTAACATTTTTATCGATCTCAGCGGGATCAATGTCTAAGTGTATAATTTTAGCTTGTTTTGCATATTTATCCAATCGACCCGTTACCCGGTCGTCAAAACGCATACCTATGGCGATTAGCACATCGCATTCATTGGTTAAGACATTCGGAGCATAGTTTCCATGCATGCCGAGCATTCCTACATTGAGTGGATGATCGGTAGGTAAGGCGCTCAAACCCATAATGGTCCAGGCGGCGGGAATGCCTGTTTTTTCGATGAAGGTTTTAAACTCCTCTTCCGCTTTACCCAGGATAACACCTTGTCCAAATAATACAAACGGCTTTTTGGCTTGATTAATAAGCTTGGCCGCTTCTTCTATATATGATTTTCTAATGATGGGAGCTGGGCGGTAACTTCTGATATGATGGCATAAAGTATAACCTTCATAGTCAAATAGCTGTAACTGCGCATTTTTTGTGATATCGATCAAAACCGGGCCTGGGCGTCCTGTGCTGGCGATATAAAATGCCTTTGCTAGCGCAGCAGGTATTTCCGACGCATCGGTCACTTGATAGTTCCACTTCGTTACCGGTGTGGTAATATTGATTACATCCGTTTCCTGAAAGGCATCCGTACCCAAGAGGTGTGCAAAAACCTGGCCGGTAACACATACAATAGGGTTGCTATCGATCATCGCGTCTGCAAGACCAGTAACTAAATTGGTTGCGCCCGGACCGCTGGTAGCAAATACCACGCCTGTCTTTCCCGAAGTGCGGGCATAACCTTGGGCGGCGTGTATTCCTCCCTGTTCATGGCGTACTAAAATATGCTTAAGTCGGTCATTGTAGTCGTACAATGCATCATAAATCGGCATGATTGCACCACCCGGATAGCCGAATATAGTATCCACTCCTTCAGCAATAAGAGCTTCCAATACCGCTTGGGAACCGGATAATTGTGTTTTTTTTGCCTTTTCCTCCAGTTTGTTGTGAGGAGTGTCTTTGGTTATTTCGAGCGTATTCATATTATTAGTATTTAGCTATAAGCCTTATTTTCTCCATTTTATAGTCAGCTAGTGAAAATATATTATATATAACCGAAATTTATTCATCAGTTACACAGCCTCCAGCGGCGTCCGATACGGTTTTGGCATATTTATACAAAACTCCCTTCGTTACTTTCAATGCTGGTTGTATCCAACGTGCGCGGCGCTGAGAAATGACTTGTTCATCCACCTGCAGATTGAGTGTGTTATTTACCGCATCGATTTCGATGATATCGTCGTCTTCTACCAGGCCGATGAGTCCACCTGAGTAAGCTTCTGGCGTGATATGTCCGACAACGAAGCCGTGTGTCCCTCCAGAAAAACGGCCGTCGGTAATGAGGGCAATTGATTTGCCGAGCCCTGCACCGATGATTAAGGAAGTTGGTTTCAACATTTCTGGCATTCCAGGAGCGCCCTTAGGTCCTTCATTTTTAATAACAACCACATCTCCGGGCTTAATCCTACCCGATGCAACTCCGGCAACTAAATCATGTTCGCCATCAAAAACACGAGCAGGACCAGTGAACTTTTCCCCCTCTTTGCCCGAGATCTTGGCAACAGAACCTTTTTCTGCGAGATTGCCGTAAAGAATCTGCAAGTGACCCGTTGCTTTGATTGGGTTCTCCAATTTCTGAACAATAGGTTGGTTATAGTCAACGATTGATTTGACGTCAGCAAGATTCTCGGCAAGTGTTTTTCCCGTAACAGTCAAGCAGTCGCCATGTAATAAGCCTTCATCTAGTAAGTATCGTAATACTGCAGGGGTTCCGCCATATTGGTGTAAATCCTGCATCAGGAATTTTCCGGATGGTTTAAAGTCTGCTAAAACAGGGGTTACGTCCGACATACGTTGAAAGTCGTCCTGTGTAATATTTACGCCAACTGATTTACCGATCGCGATAAAGTGTAAAACAGCATTGGTACTCCCTCCAAGGATGATGATGGTACGCAATGCATTTTCGAACGCTTTACGGGTCATGATATCAGAAGGTTTGATATCTTTCTCCAATAGGATCTTGATATATTTGCCAGCTTCTAAACATTCTGCTTTTTTATCTTCTGAAACAGCGGGGTTAGATGAGGAGTAAGGCAAGCTCATTCCCATCGCTTCAATTGCAGAAGCCATGGTATTGGCTGTATACATCCCCCCACAAGCTCCTGCGCCAGGGCAAGTATGCTTGATGATACCTTCGTAGTCTTCATCCGATAGGTTGCCACATATCCGCTGTCCTAATGCTTCAAAAGCCGAGACGATATTCAGGTCTTGCCCTTTATAATGTCCCGGTGCTATCGTACCGCCATAAACCATAATAGCCGGGCGGTTTAACCTCCCCATGGCCATGATGGCACCTGGCATGTTTTTGTCGCAACCCGGAATCGCAATCAATCCGTCGTAATATTGTCCACCGCAAATCGTTTCAATACTGTCTGCAATGACGTCGCGTGATACCAGGGAAAAACGCATGCCGTCCGTACCGTTGCTCATCCCGTCGCTCACCCCAATCGTTCCGAATGTAAGGCCCACTAAATCATTTTCCCATACGCCTTTTTTGACAACTTGAGCCAAGTCATTTAGGTGCATGTTACAGGTGTTTCCATCGTAACCCATACTGGCTATACCTACCTGTGCTTTGTCCATGTCAGCGTCTGTCAAACCGATACCGTATAGCATCGCTTTTGCGGCAGGCTGCGTTTCATCTTGCGTAAAGATCTTACTGTATTTGTTTAGTTCAGTTTTTTGTTTAGTTAGCATATGTTGCTTAAAATATATTTACTCTTCTATTGTAATAAGATGATTTCCTTGTTCAATAATAAGACTGCTTAGGTAAAGCGCATTTCTCCCTCATTTATTTGTTTTCCCAAGTTAAGGGCTTCTATTTACAAAGGCAATAGCTGAATACGATTTCTTAAATTTGGTATATTATTCTATGTGTTGTGTGTTTTGTAGAATTTTATTTCATGATTTTTGCTTGTTTTGTTATATTAATAGCTGTAAAATAGACTAAAACCTAATTCGGTATACGGTATAAAAATATGCATGCATAGTATTTTTATACAATTTTCTTCCTGAAATGTGCTGCTTCCTGAAAAAAGTGAAAAAAATAAAAGCCCGGTAATCATCATTGATTACCGGGCTTTTATTTTTTGTTTGGTATCTTACTCTTCTTCAAGAACACCTTCAGCAAGCACGGTAATTTTATTGTCGAGTACTTCGACTACCCCGCCTTTGATAATAATGACCTCTATATTTTTATTGTCACGGATAATAACTTTCCCGTCCTCCAAGGTAGAAATAATTGGTGCATGATCTTTTAGTATTTCAAAAGATCCAGCACTTCCTGGGACGGTTACCGATGTGGCTTTTCCGCTGAATACTGACTGATCTGGTGTAATAATATTAAGTTCCATAGCTTTCGAAAGTTATAGTGTAATATGCTAAACCAGATATTACACCATACTTTTTATTTAGGCATTAGCCTCTTCTAATAGTTTTTTACCTTTTTCAATTGCATCTTCAATGCTTCCAACAAGGTTAAACGCTGCTTCTGGATATTCATCTACCTCGCCATCCATAATCATATTAAAACCTTTGATGGTATCCTTAATGTCTACTAATACGCCTTTAAGTCCTGTGAATTGTTCTGCAACATGGAAGGGTTGCGATAAAAAGCGTTGAACCCTACGAGCACGTGAAACAACTAATTTATCCTCTTCAGAAAGCTCATCCATACCTAAGATGGCTATAATGTCTTGTAATTCCTTGTAGCGTTGTAGAATTTCTTTCACACGTTGTGCTGTATTGTAATGTTCACTACCAAGGATTACCGGATTAAGAATGCGAGAGGTAGAATCTAAGGGGTCCACGGCAGGATATATTCCCAGCTCGGCAATTTTGCGCGATAATACAGTTGTTGCGTCTAAGTGAGCAAAAGTGGTTGCAGGAGCAGGGTCCGTCAAGTCATCCGCAGGTACGTATACCGCTTGCACAGATGTAATAGATCCACGTTTTGTAGAGGTAATCCTTTCCTGCATTAAACCCATTTCCGTTGCTAATGTTGGTTGGTATCCCACAGCAGAAGGCATACGGCCCAATAACGCAGAAACTTCAGAACCAGCTTGCGTAAAACGGAAAATGTTATCAATGAAGAAAAGTATATCTTTACCGGCGCCTTCACCATCTCCATCACGGAAATATTCCGCTATGGTTAAGCCTGATAAAGCTACTCTTGCCCGTGCCCCTGGAGGCTCGTTCATTTGGCCAAAAACGAAAGTGGCTTTGGAGTCTTTCAATGCTTCAGTATCTACCTGTTCCAAGCTCCACTCGCCTTTTTCCATGCTATGTAAAAACTCGTCTCCATATTTAATGATGCCCGATTCAAGCATCTCACGGAGTAAATCGTTGCCTTCGCGAGTACGTTCTCCCACGCCAGCAAAAACAGATAAACCAGAGTAAGCCTTTGCTATATTATTAATAAGCTCCTGAATGAGTACCGTTTTACCAACACCCGCACCGCCGAACAAACCAATTTTACCACCTTTAGCATACGGTTCTAATAAATCGATAACTTTAATACCTGTGAAAAGTACTTCCGTTTCGGTGGATAAATCTTCAAATTTCGGTGGCAAACTGTGGATAGGACGACCGTTCGATTTATCGAGCTCTTTAATACCATCAATGGCATCTCCAACTACGTTAAATACACGGCCCTTAATGTCATCGCCTATAGGCATTTTTATAGGAGCTCCAGTATCTTTTACAGGCATACCACGAACTAAACCGTCGGTTGAATCCATAGCGATGGTACGTACGCGTTCTTCTCCTAAATGTTGTTGAACCTCTAAAACAATACGCTGCCCGTTTGCTTTTTCGATTTCCAATGCGTCGAAAATTTTCGGTAACTTGGCGTCGCCTACAAAGCTGACGTCTACTACTGGCCCGATTATTTGCGCTATTTTTCCGGTGTTGGACATATAAGAAACTATGTTTTTTTAAATAATGTACAGATTTATTGCCATTTAAGGGCTTTATTTCGGACTGCAAAAATACGCTTTATAGTGGAATATCAAATACTTAAATGAAAAGATTTTTTATATATATGATCAATTCACACCAAAACCGCCCGGACTAAAGACGAAAAGTTTATGTTGTTTGGGCCTTATTGCGATTATAGATATGTTTTGGCACGTTAATAGTTAATATTTTATTTTAACAATAAATTTGGATGGGAAGTGCATAGTTGCTCATTTAGGAAAAGCTAACAAAAATTAGGTGTTAATCGTAGTGGGGTTTCTAGCAGAACTGTAATGGGATAAAGAGTGTTAATTTAATATACGTATGAAGAAAGTTTTGATAACCGGTAGCAATGGTTTGCTTGGTCAGAAAATTACAGATGCTGCATTAGCGGATGCAAATATAGCATATATCGCGACCTCTAGAGGAGCTAACAGACACCCGGTGAAGAAGGGATATATTTACATAGACCTAGATATCACAGATTTTGAGCAAACGGAAAACATTGTTAAAGAATGTTCACCTGATGTGATTATCAACACAGCAGCTATGGCTAACGTAGATGCATGCGAACGTGACCCCGTAGCTAGCCAAAAGGTGAATGTGGAAGCAGTTGCTAATTTGATTGCACTCTCTGAGCGCTTTAATATCCATTTAATACACCTTTCAACAGACTTTGTATTCGATGGAGATGAAGGACCGTATATGGAAGATGATGAGCCAAATCCAATTAATGTTTATGGCAAACATAAACTGGCTGCTGAAAAATTAATAAAAGACTCATCCTGTATATGGTCAATCGTTCGCACAATTTTAGTATATGGAGTAGTAAATGATCTAAGTAGAACCAATATCGTCCTTTGGTCAAAAAATGCTTTGGAAAATGGTCAAACGATTAAGGTAGTGAATGATCAATGGCGCATGCCAACACTGGCTGAAGACTTGGCCAAGGCTTGTTTAACGATGGCGATGAAAAAAGCAGAAGGCATATATCATATATCGGGTAAAGATCTATTTAGTATTTGCGAATTGGTAGATGCCGTGGTGGAGCATTGGCACTTGGAATCGTCTTATATTTGTAAAGAGAGATCTTCTGAACTCAAACAGAACGCTTTGCGCCCTAAAAGAACTGGTTTTATCTTAGATAAAGCTTATGATAAGCTAGATTATGTCCCCCATAGTTTTGGAGAAGGGTTAAAGCTTATCGAGGAACAGTTAAAGAAAATAGGCAAGCAGTCGTCCTTATAACTTGAAGCTTTGTAAATAGATGGATAGATACACGTAAAGCCTAAATCCTTTGAGATTATGGTTGTAATATAATGATGGCATTTTGACCTCAAGATATCGATAAAACGCCAACCTGAGATTTATTTCAATTTCTTGGGAAAAAAATGGTATCTTTAGCCGTTAACCTTGTTGACTTATTATTAAAAGATTTACACAATGACTTTAGCGAGAAGACGCCTGATACCAATATTTAAATGGAACAATGCTGAATTAAATATATCGCCATTTGGTGCCCAAAAGGATATGGAGATGATTGTTTCTTTCGGCCTTATGGGGTTGTTGATTCGAAAATGCGTTCTTCAGTGCGACGTATTCCGCACTCCAAGTTGCTAAAATAACGGTTGCAACCTACTAATCTACTTACTATTAATCATTTTTAATTATTTAATCCCCTATAACCATGGATCCTTCTTTATCACCTATATTAATTATTGTTGGTGCGATAGTAGCGCTGTTTTTGTTACTATACATTCTGCCAGTCAATTTATGGTTTACTGCTCAGCTTTCTGGCGTGAAAGTGAATCTTTTAAACCTCGTATTGATGCGTTTACGTCGAGTATCTCCTTCTTTGGTGACAAATGCGATGATTATTTCAACAAAAGCCGGTTTGAATATTACTTCTAATGAAATTGAAACGCATTATTTAGCAGGAGGAAATGTGAATAGCGTAATAAAAGCATTGATTTCGGCAGATAAAGCTAATATTCCTTTGGATTTTAAATTGGCAACAGCCATTGATCTCGCTGGCAGAGATGTATTTGATGCCGTCCAGATATCTGTGAACCCTCGTGTGATTAATACGCCGCCAGTTGCGGCAGTGGCTAAAGATGGTATACAGTTAATTGCAAAGGCGCGTGTTACGGTACGGGCAAATATCAATCAATTGGTTGGAGGCGCGGGTGAGGAAACGATACTCGCGCGCGTGGGAGAAGGTATAGTAACCACCATAGGGTCCGCTGACAATCATAAGGAAGTGCTTGAAAATCCCGATAAAATCTCAAAAACAGTATTGGAAAAAGGATTGGATAGCGGTACTGCCTTTGAAATCCTTTCAATAGACATCGCAGACATTGATATTGGTGAGAACATCGGTGCTAAATTGCAGACCGATCAGGCAGAGGCTGATTTAAAAGTAGCCAACGCTAGAGCCGAAGAACGACGGGCAATGGCTGTAGCCACTGAACAGGAAATGAAGGCTAAAGCCCAGGAAGCGAGAGCAAAGGTCATTGAAGCAGAATCTCAAATACCTTTAGCCATGGCCGAAGCGTTTCGCAGTGGTAACTTGGGTATTATGGACTACTATAAAATGCAAAATATTCAGGCGGATACCGATATGCGTGAGTCTATTGCAAAACCTGGTACAGAAAACAAAGGGAAAAATAAATAACTATAGGGCTAGCGCACCTAGTTTTGATTTTAGTCTTTTTAGTAAGAAAGAGAGATGTTGTAATCCCACCATCAACCCGAGCACGGGAATTAATGTTTGGAAAGAAAAGTACAATTAATCACATGAATCTATTTTGTATTTGAGTTCGTGATTGATAAGCATTTTGTCTAAGTTTGCCCACGTATGACTATTGTTACTAAACCTATAACAGATCAAGATGTGTTGTATGAAGACAATCATTTGATAGCGATAAATAAACGTGCGGGAGATATTGTTCAGGTTGATGAAACAGGAGACGAATCTCTAGATGAAAAAGTAAAAGACTACCTAACTAAAAAGTACAATAAACCGAATGGTGCCTTCCTAGGAGTTGTGCACCGTCTAGACCGACCAGTAAGCGGTGTAATTTTATTCGCCAAAACCAGTAAGGCTCTA
This Olivibacter sp. SDN3 DNA region includes the following protein-coding sequences:
- a CDS encoding DinB family protein encodes the protein MVITSIDIAIQTRKNFIRLMDEMTIAELNIVPPGFNNNIAWNFGHILVSQQKLCYTLTGLPLKMDNKYMLRYQRGTRPEKFIHEDEIAFLKGAAYTLIEELVGDLKRYIFCNFNPTKLHYGLELLCIEDAINYFPNHDALHLGFATAIKRAIEGEKRNANSQIPKVQS
- the ilvN gene encoding acetolactate synthase small subunit, with protein sequence MEKQEYTITLYAENTIGMISRIAIIFSRRKINIESLNTSPSEAHGIHRFTIVITESEEVVRKLCRQIEKQVEVLKAYYNTNDEVIWQEQALYKVPTNIVAEKAPIERLLREYGAHAVVIRNDYTVFETAGHREEIDKLTEALAEYNLIEFVRSARIAIIKDSEGFHKKLKEFEQAEPIEEVVENEYLDKQDKIFTM
- the ilvB gene encoding biosynthetic-type acetolactate synthase large subunit, with amino-acid sequence MNTLEITKDTPHNKLEEKAKKTQLSGSQAVLEALIAEGVDTIFGYPGGAIMPIYDALYDYNDRLKHILVRHEQGGIHAAQGYARTSGKTGVVFATSGPGATNLVTGLADAMIDSNPIVCVTGQVFAHLLGTDAFQETDVINITTPVTKWNYQVTDASEIPAALAKAFYIASTGRPGPVLIDITKNAQLQLFDYEGYTLCHHIRSYRPAPIIRKSYIEEAAKLINQAKKPFVLFGQGVILGKAEEEFKTFIEKTGIPAAWTIMGLSALPTDHPLNVGMLGMHGNYAPNVLTNECDVLIAIGMRFDDRVTGRLDKYAKQAKIIHLDIDPAEIDKNVKTTVPVWGNCKETLPLLTELVAETQHEEWLQKFRMLEQEEINTVITTELQPSEGEMTMGEVINILNELTQDDAVIVTDVGQHQMVACRYARFKQSKSNVTSGGLGTMGFGLPAAIGAWYGAPERTVVAIIGDGGIQMTIQELGTIMQFGAKVKILILNNQFLGMVRQWQQLFHDKRYSFVNITSPDYTTVAQGYHIPGNRIEDRSNLREALMEMLAHDGSYLLEVMVGRENNVFPMVPQGSSVSEIRLK
- the ilvD gene encoding dihydroxy-acid dehydratase, coding for MLTKQKTELNKYSKIFTQDETQPAAKAMLYGIGLTDADMDKAQVGIASMGYDGNTCNMHLNDLAQVVKKGVWENDLVGLTFGTIGVSDGMSNGTDGMRFSLVSRDVIADSIETICGGQYYDGLIAIPGCDKNMPGAIMAMGRLNRPAIMVYGGTIAPGHYKGQDLNIVSAFEALGQRICGNLSDEDYEGIIKHTCPGAGACGGMYTANTMASAIEAMGMSLPYSSSNPAVSEDKKAECLEAGKYIKILLEKDIKPSDIMTRKAFENALRTIIILGGSTNAVLHFIAIGKSVGVNITQDDFQRMSDVTPVLADFKPSGKFLMQDLHQYGGTPAVLRYLLDEGLLHGDCLTVTGKTLAENLADVKSIVDYNQPIVQKLENPIKATGHLQILYGNLAEKGSVAKISGKEGEKFTGPARVFDGEHDLVAGVASGRIKPGDVVVIKNEGPKGAPGMPEMLKPTSLIIGAGLGKSIALITDGRFSGGTHGFVVGHITPEAYSGGLIGLVEDDDIIEIDAVNNTLNLQVDEQVISQRRARWIQPALKVTKGVLYKYAKTVSDAAGGCVTDE
- the atpC gene encoding ATP synthase F1 subunit epsilon is translated as MELNIITPDQSVFSGKATSVTVPGSAGSFEILKDHAPIISTLEDGKVIIRDNKNIEVIIIKGGVVEVLDNKITVLAEGVLEEE
- the atpD gene encoding F0F1 ATP synthase subunit beta, which translates into the protein MSNTGKIAQIIGPVVDVSFVGDAKLPKIFDALEIEKANGQRIVLEVQQHLGEERVRTIAMDSTDGLVRGMPVKDTGAPIKMPIGDDIKGRVFNVVGDAIDGIKELDKSNGRPIHSLPPKFEDLSTETEVLFTGIKVIDLLEPYAKGGKIGLFGGAGVGKTVLIQELINNIAKAYSGLSVFAGVGERTREGNDLLREMLESGIIKYGDEFLHSMEKGEWSLEQVDTEALKDSKATFVFGQMNEPPGARARVALSGLTIAEYFRDGDGEGAGKDILFFIDNIFRFTQAGSEVSALLGRMPSAVGYQPTLATEMGLMQERITSTKRGSITSVQAVYVPADDLTDPAPATTFAHLDATTVLSRKIAELGIYPAVDPLDSTSRILNPVILGSEHYNTAQRVKEILQRYKELQDIIAILGMDELSEEDKLVVSRARRVQRFLSQPFHVAEQFTGLKGVLVDIKDTIKGFNMIMDGEVDEYPEAAFNLVGSIEDAIEKGKKLLEEANA
- a CDS encoding SDR family oxidoreductase encodes the protein MKKVLITGSNGLLGQKITDAALADANIAYIATSRGANRHPVKKGYIYIDLDITDFEQTENIVKECSPDVIINTAAMANVDACERDPVASQKVNVEAVANLIALSERFNIHLIHLSTDFVFDGDEGPYMEDDEPNPINVYGKHKLAAEKLIKDSSCIWSIVRTILVYGVVNDLSRTNIVLWSKNALENGQTIKVVNDQWRMPTLAEDLAKACLTMAMKKAEGIYHISGKDLFSICELVDAVVEHWHLESSYICKERSSELKQNALRPKRTGFILDKAYDKLDYVPHSFGEGLKLIEEQLKKIGKQSSL
- the floA gene encoding flotillin-like protein FloA (flotillin-like protein involved in membrane lipid rafts), whose product is MDPSLSPILIIVGAIVALFLLLYILPVNLWFTAQLSGVKVNLLNLVLMRLRRVSPSLVTNAMIISTKAGLNITSNEIETHYLAGGNVNSVIKALISADKANIPLDFKLATAIDLAGRDVFDAVQISVNPRVINTPPVAAVAKDGIQLIAKARVTVRANINQLVGGAGEETILARVGEGIVTTIGSADNHKEVLENPDKISKTVLEKGLDSGTAFEILSIDIADIDIGENIGAKLQTDQAEADLKVANARAEERRAMAVATEQEMKAKAQEARAKVIEAESQIPLAMAEAFRSGNLGIMDYYKMQNIQADTDMRESIAKPGTENKGKNK